Proteins from one Triticum aestivum cultivar Chinese Spring chromosome 7A, IWGSC CS RefSeq v2.1, whole genome shotgun sequence genomic window:
- the LOC123147903 gene encoding PLASMODESMATA CALLOSE-BINDING PROTEIN 5 has protein sequence MAAASPPSLHLALLLFAVRAAVSGAAGAVGVSGGGQLWCVAKNNAEDGALQSAIDWACGPDGGADCRAIQQGGACYEPPDLLAHASYAFNDYFLRSGGAASPAACDFSGAAALIGLNPSHGNCVFPSSSSPRNGSFTGITTYGRTGADLSQSSSWQLNTWSFILCISLSATIFVVSRF, from the exons ATGGCGGCAGCCTCGCCTCCCTCCCTccacctcgccctcctcctcttcgcAGTCCGCGCGGCCGTCAGCGGCGCCGCGGGGGCGGTcggggtgagcggcggcgggcagcTGTGGTGCGTGGCGAAGAACAACGCCGAGGACGGCGCGCTGCAGTCGGCCATCGACTGGGCCTGCGGCCCCGACGGCGGCGCCGACTGCCGCGCCATCCAGCAGGGCGGCGCCTGCTACGAGCCGCCCGACCTCCTTGCGCACGCCTCCTACGCCTTCAACGACTACTTCCTCCGATCCGGCggcgccgccagccccgccgcctgcGACTTCTCCGGCGCCGCCGCGCTCATCGGCCTCAACCCTA GTCATGGGAACTGCGTGTTTCCTTCCAG TTCATCCCCCAGAAATGGCAGCTTCACAGGAATAACAACCTATGGTCGGACCGGTGCAGATTTAAGCCAAAGTTCTTCATGGCAACTCAACACCTGGTCATTTATTTTGTGCATATCTCTGTCTGCAACAATTTTTGTTGTCTCGCGTTTCTGA